ATACAAGTGATTTGCCTAGTCAGCTTGATGCAGTGATTACAGAGATTACACATATTTTTGAAGGGGCTAGCTACACACGGCCTGATCAGCCTTGGCTACCTAATTTAGCAGAAAACATCCCAACACCTCAGGTTAAGTTAGGCACTAAGCCGACCCTTTCTGTACCGTTAGGTCTACTTGATATACCAAGTGATCAAGCACAAGTTAATTATGATTTTGACTTGTTAAAACAAGGCAATACAGTCATTTTAGCAAGTAGTGGCTACGGGAAATCCACGCTACTCCAAACCTTGAGCTTAAACCTGGCCGGGGCCAATACACCAGAACAAGTGCAGCTTAACTTACTAGACTTTGGTAATAATGGCTTATTGCCACTCAAAGATCTACCCCATGTAGCAGATATCGTCACACTGGAAGAAACTGAAAAAATGCAGAAAATGTTGGCTGGTATCGTCGCAACTTTAGCTAGTCGTAAACGTGCCTTTAAAACTGCAGGTGTTGCCAGTCTCGAGCAGTACGAATCTAAGACACAGCTAAGTCTACCTATCATCGTGAATCTCCTAGATAACTATGATGGTCTCAGCCTTGAGGACAGTCGTAAGCAGCAAATCGATAATTCCTTGTTACAAGTCTTACGTGAAGGCCCTAGTATGGGTGTTTATCTAGTCTTAACAGCTAGCCGATTAGGTGCTGTTCGGGCAAATATGATGAGTGCCATCCCAACTAAGCTAGTCCTCTACCTGAATGATGCTGGTGAAGTGACGACAATCATGGGACGTGCCAGTGTTCAACAAGAGGCTAAAGCAGGTCGAGGTCAAGTCATGCTAGACGTACCAAGGGCAATCCAGTTCTACCTGCCGGTCGCAGGTGAGACTAGTACGACACTACTAGAAAATCTTGAGCAGGCAGTCGCCCAATTAGACCAAAACTGGACAGGGACTAGACCAGCTAAGATTCCGATGGTACCTGAGGAGTTGACGGGAGAGGTGTTTGAGACGTTTATTCCTGTTAAGGAAGCGAATACCTTATATTTGGGGTTGGACAAGATTTCAGCTGAAATCACCTCGTTTTCTATGTTTAAGGGCAATG
The DNA window shown above is from Lactococcus paracarnosus and carries:
- a CDS encoding FtsK/SpoIIIE domain-containing protein — encoded protein: MGIFEANEIETGDRFLIDNRLNPSDLIFVVYSLGDRLKKISLTQTSPSAKCLGSLFGVVNNKLHIDGWSTELGCQEIKGTRFLILSRDNARTYFFIFNTYKKLVISSDEFAGIKSPGKTRLILDQDRLIVDIKEADVYYNDQKVDERIFSINALGQYELMYDPTEEVVQGKDTSDLPSQLDAVITEITHIFEGASYTRPDQPWLPNLAENIPTPQVKLGTKPTLSVPLGLLDIPSDQAQVNYDFDLLKQGNTVILASSGYGKSTLLQTLSLNLAGANTPEQVQLNLLDFGNNGLLPLKDLPHVADIVTLEETEKMQKMLAGIVATLASRKRAFKTAGVASLEQYESKTQLSLPIIVNLLDNYDGLSLEDSRKQQIDNSLLQVLREGPSMGVYLVLTASRLGAVRANMMSAIPTKLVLYLNDAGEVTTIMGRASVQQEAKAGRGQVMLDVPRAIQFYLPVAGETSTTLLENLEQAVAQLDQNWTGTRPAKIPMVPEELTGEVFETFIPVKEANTLYLGLDKISAEITSFSMFKGNAFGLFMETNKQANLILPRILQQVTRLSIAVDTVLIDASGNLKANQTDFNVYIDASEVNNKSIDLKVSIGVLLSEKLTPTVVVFNGLGELNGKLVLTKEELLILLNGSNEQLQFIFIDSVEKVGNSFGGITTLIKENIYHFLFGGDLRKQRFIENLSLDETKIVLPRYVLHQYKDETFGTVNIPMEQIK